The Lysinibacillus pakistanensis genome includes a window with the following:
- a CDS encoding dihydroorotase, which translates to MTKILQNVQMLNEQGELHTVNIAMAEGRITAIGQDVTVEDAEIIEGNGFVVAPGFVDVHTHLREPGFEHKETIATGSASAAKGGFTTICAMPNTKPVPDSVENMQLINGLIKESAVIRVLPYGSLTKDISGEVRTNIEQLKAQGAVAFSDDGVGIQLASTMYEQMKDAAQHDMVVVAHCEDNSLIYDGVMHEGKRNKELGLPGIPSICESVQIARDVLLAEAAGARYHVCHVSTKESVRAVRDAKAAGIRVTAEVCPHHLLLEEMDIPSDDANWKMNPPLRGADDKDSLHAALLDGTIDCIATDHAPHTVEEKCCGMVGAPFGIVGFETAFPLLYTQFVETGKWTLKQLIDWMSVKAAKIFDLPYGTLEVGASADMILLDLNKEQAIDAEGFVSKGRNTPFNGWTAKGWPILTIFEGNIVYQEAE; encoded by the coding sequence ATGACAAAGATACTTCAAAATGTACAAATGTTAAATGAGCAAGGTGAATTGCATACTGTTAATATCGCCATGGCTGAAGGGAGAATTACAGCAATCGGACAAGACGTAACTGTAGAAGATGCTGAAATTATTGAAGGAAATGGTTTTGTTGTTGCACCAGGCTTTGTCGATGTCCACACGCATTTACGCGAGCCAGGCTTTGAGCATAAGGAAACAATTGCAACAGGTTCAGCATCAGCAGCAAAGGGCGGCTTTACAACAATTTGTGCAATGCCTAATACAAAACCAGTACCAGATTCAGTAGAAAACATGCAACTAATTAATGGGCTGATTAAGGAAAGTGCTGTTATTCGAGTACTGCCATATGGCTCACTCACAAAGGATATCTCCGGTGAGGTTCGTACAAATATTGAGCAATTAAAAGCACAGGGGGCAGTTGCATTCTCTGATGATGGTGTAGGTATTCAGCTTGCTTCAACAATGTATGAACAGATGAAGGATGCTGCTCAGCACGATATGGTTGTGGTGGCACACTGTGAAGATAATTCATTAATTTATGATGGAGTTATGCATGAGGGGAAACGAAATAAAGAGCTTGGTCTTCCTGGGATTCCGTCCATATGCGAATCTGTACAAATTGCACGAGATGTTTTATTAGCAGAAGCAGCTGGCGCTCGCTATCACGTCTGCCACGTATCAACGAAGGAGTCTGTCCGTGCAGTACGAGATGCTAAAGCAGCGGGTATTCGTGTAACTGCTGAAGTATGCCCACATCATTTATTACTTGAAGAAATGGATATTCCATCAGATGATGCAAATTGGAAAATGAACCCTCCATTACGCGGGGCGGATGACAAAGACTCACTTCACGCTGCTCTACTTGATGGAACAATCGATTGCATCGCTACAGATCATGCTCCACATACAGTAGAAGAAAAATGCTGTGGCATGGTAGGCGCACCATTTGGCATTGTTGGCTTTGAAACAGCCTTCCCACTCCTTTACACACAATTTGTAGAAACAGGGAAATGGACGTTAAAACAGTTGATTGACTGGATGTCTGTAAAGGCAGCAAAAATATTTGATTTACCCTATGGCACATTAGAAGTTGGAGCTTCAGCAGATATGATTTTACTAGATTTAAATAAAGAGCAAGCAATTGATGCGGAAGGCTTTGTATCAAAAGGACGTAATACACCATTCAATGGTTGGACTGCAAAGGGATGGCCAATCCTTACAATTTTTGAAGGCAATATCGTATACCAGGAGGCAGAGTAA
- a CDS encoding carbamoyl phosphate synthase small subunit produces the protein MKKRLLILEDGTVFTGTAFGSERASQGEVVFTTGMTGYQETISDPSFYGQIVTLTYPLIGNYGINRDDFESITPAIRGFVVRELAKTPSNFRCDLTVDDYLTAKDIPGIEGIDTRKLTRIIRSKGSVKAILTAADEEVNVAEIVAKLQATPAITHHVREVSPKAAYPSPGRGKRVVLIDFGMKHGILRELNKRDCDVLVVPYNTPAEEILAWHPDGIMLSNGPGNPEDVQEGIETVRNLIGKVPMFGICLGHQIFSLACGARSFKLPFGHRGGNHPVKDLRTGRTDLTSQNHGYAIDIESLKETDLELTHIALNDGTCEGVRHKKYPIFTVQYHPEASPGPEDSNHLFDEFIEMMEVEAGKGKQHA, from the coding sequence ATGAAAAAACGTTTACTTATTTTAGAAGATGGCACAGTATTTACAGGTACAGCGTTCGGTAGTGAGCGAGCTTCACAAGGTGAGGTAGTTTTTACAACAGGGATGACAGGTTATCAGGAAACCATTTCAGATCCTTCATTCTATGGACAAATCGTTACATTAACATACCCTTTAATCGGTAACTATGGAATCAACCGTGATGACTTTGAATCAATTACACCTGCTATTCGTGGATTTGTTGTTCGAGAATTAGCCAAAACCCCTTCAAACTTCCGCTGCGATTTAACGGTAGATGATTATCTGACAGCAAAGGACATTCCAGGAATTGAAGGAATCGATACTCGGAAATTAACACGCATCATTCGTAGTAAAGGATCGGTAAAGGCCATTTTAACAGCAGCCGATGAGGAAGTGAATGTGGCTGAAATCGTAGCAAAATTACAAGCAACACCGGCGATTACACACCATGTTCGTGAAGTTTCACCAAAGGCTGCTTATCCGTCACCAGGACGTGGTAAACGTGTTGTATTAATTGACTTTGGTATGAAGCATGGTATTCTTCGTGAATTAAATAAACGTGATTGTGATGTGTTAGTTGTACCCTATAACACACCGGCAGAGGAAATTTTAGCATGGCATCCAGATGGAATTATGCTATCAAACGGTCCAGGTAACCCAGAAGATGTACAGGAAGGTATCGAAACAGTTCGCAATTTAATTGGTAAAGTGCCAATGTTCGGTATATGCCTAGGTCATCAAATCTTCTCACTTGCTTGTGGTGCTCGAAGCTTTAAATTACCGTTTGGACATCGTGGAGGAAACCATCCGGTAAAAGATTTACGCACAGGCCGTACAGATTTAACATCTCAAAACCACGGATACGCAATCGATATTGAATCATTAAAAGAGACAGATCTAGAATTAACACATATCGCATTAAATGATGGTACTTGTGAAGGTGTACGTCACAAGAAATATCCAATCTTCACAGTCCAATACCATCCAGAAGCATCACCAGGTCCAGAAGATTCAAACCACTTATTTGATGAGTTTATTGAAATGATGGAAGTAGAAGCAGGGAAGGGGAAACAACATGCCTAA
- the carB gene encoding carbamoyl-phosphate synthase large subunit, with amino-acid sequence MPKRTDIETILVIGSGPIVIGQAAEFDYAGTQACLSLKEEGYRVILINSNPATIMTDTEIADKVYIEPITLEFVSRILRKERPDAILPTLGGQTGLNMAIELDKSGILDELNIEILGTKLEAIHKAEDRDLFRNLMYELGAPVPESDIIHNLDEAKNFVAKIGYPVIVRPAFTLGGTGGGICYNDQDLEEIVTSGLKYSPVTQCLLEKSIAGYKEIEYEVMRDAADNAIVVCNMENVDPVGIHTGDSIVVAPTQTLSDRENQMLRNISLDIIRALKIEGGCNVQLALDPYSFNYYVIEVNPRVSRSSALASKATGYPIAKLAAKIAVGLTLDEIKNPVTGSTYACFEPALDYIVAKIPRWPFDKFESAKRNLGTQMKATGEVMALGRTFEEAMLKAVRSLETGQVHLELKHAEENSDSWIEKRIRKAGDERLFFIGEALRRGVTIEQIHEWSAIDLFFLNKFKNIVDMEKTLADNKNDKDVLRTAKRLGFADKKIAELWETTPEEVYAYRKEYGIIPVYKMVDTCAAEFESETPYFYGTYEEENESIKSDKPSVVVLGSGPIRIGQGVEFDYATVHSVWAIQEAGYEAIIINSNPETVSTDFSISDKLYFEPLTIEDVMHIIDLEQPIGVVVQFGGQTAINLADKLAANGVKILGTTLEDIDRAENRDKFEQALHELDIPQPQGETAISTEEALAIGGRLGFPVLVRPSYVLGGRAMEIVYNEEELQHYMENAVEASPDHPVLVDRYLTGQEIEVDAICDGENVLIPGIMEHIERAGVHSGDSISVYPPQKLTQAQKDTLVDYTTRLAKGLGIIGLMNIQYVISQGEVFVIEVNPRSSRTVPFLSKITNIPMANIATKAILGKSIIEQGYPTGLAAEQKGVFVKVPVFSFAKLRRVDITLGPEMKSTGEVMGKDATLEKALYKGLVAAGMEIRTEGTVLFTVSDKDKEEAIALAKRFSTVGYRIVATEGTAKAFEAAGVRTDIVGKIGAKGQTLIDLIQNGEAQLVVNTLTKGKQPARDGFRIRRESVENGVPCLTSLDTAEAMLRVIESMTFTAEQMPKAEVVH; translated from the coding sequence ATGCCTAAACGTACAGATATTGAAACAATTTTAGTAATCGGATCAGGTCCAATCGTTATCGGACAAGCAGCAGAATTTGACTATGCAGGAACACAAGCTTGTCTATCTTTAAAAGAAGAAGGCTATCGCGTTATTTTAATTAACTCAAACCCTGCAACAATCATGACGGATACAGAAATTGCCGACAAGGTTTATATTGAGCCAATTACTCTTGAGTTTGTATCACGTATTTTGCGAAAAGAGCGTCCAGATGCCATCCTACCAACTCTTGGGGGGCAAACTGGCTTAAATATGGCGATTGAATTAGATAAATCAGGAATTTTGGATGAGCTTAATATTGAGATTCTTGGGACAAAATTAGAAGCAATTCATAAAGCAGAAGACCGTGATTTATTCCGTAATTTAATGTATGAACTAGGTGCTCCAGTGCCTGAATCAGATATTATCCATAACTTAGATGAAGCGAAAAACTTTGTTGCAAAGATTGGTTATCCAGTTATCGTTCGACCTGCATTTACATTAGGTGGTACAGGCGGTGGAATTTGCTACAATGATCAAGATTTAGAGGAAATCGTGACATCTGGGCTTAAATATTCTCCAGTTACACAATGCTTACTAGAAAAATCAATCGCTGGCTATAAAGAGATTGAATATGAAGTAATGCGTGATGCGGCTGACAATGCCATTGTAGTATGTAACATGGAAAACGTTGACCCAGTAGGTATTCATACAGGGGATTCTATCGTAGTAGCACCAACACAAACACTGTCAGATCGAGAAAACCAAATGCTACGTAATATTTCCCTAGATATTATTCGTGCACTGAAAATTGAAGGTGGCTGTAACGTTCAATTAGCTCTTGATCCATATAGCTTTAATTACTATGTAATCGAGGTTAACCCTCGTGTATCACGTTCATCAGCGTTAGCATCTAAAGCAACAGGCTACCCAATTGCCAAGCTAGCAGCAAAAATTGCAGTTGGCTTAACATTAGATGAAATTAAAAACCCTGTAACAGGTTCAACGTATGCTTGCTTCGAGCCAGCACTAGATTATATTGTGGCAAAAATCCCACGCTGGCCATTCGATAAATTCGAATCAGCAAAACGTAATCTTGGTACACAAATGAAAGCAACTGGCGAGGTTATGGCACTAGGACGAACATTTGAGGAAGCGATGCTTAAAGCAGTTCGTTCACTTGAAACAGGTCAAGTACACTTAGAGTTAAAGCATGCCGAGGAAAACTCCGATTCTTGGATTGAAAAACGTATCCGCAAAGCTGGAGATGAGCGTCTATTCTTTATCGGTGAAGCATTACGTCGCGGTGTAACAATTGAGCAAATTCATGAGTGGTCTGCCATTGACTTATTCTTCTTAAATAAATTCAAAAACATTGTGGATATGGAGAAAACACTTGCTGACAATAAAAACGATAAAGACGTATTACGTACAGCAAAACGTCTAGGCTTTGCAGATAAGAAAATTGCAGAGCTTTGGGAAACTACACCTGAGGAAGTATATGCATATCGTAAAGAATATGGTATTATCCCGGTCTATAAGATGGTTGATACATGTGCAGCAGAGTTTGAATCTGAAACACCTTACTTCTATGGCACATATGAGGAAGAAAACGAATCAATTAAATCAGATAAGCCATCTGTTGTTGTCCTTGGGTCAGGTCCAATTCGTATTGGTCAAGGGGTAGAATTTGACTACGCGACAGTACATTCAGTTTGGGCAATTCAAGAAGCTGGCTATGAGGCAATTATTATTAACTCAAATCCAGAAACTGTATCCACGGACTTCTCGATTTCAGATAAATTATACTTCGAGCCATTAACAATCGAAGATGTAATGCATATTATTGACCTAGAGCAGCCAATTGGTGTGGTTGTGCAATTCGGTGGACAAACAGCTATTAATCTTGCGGATAAATTAGCGGCAAATGGTGTGAAAATCTTAGGTACAACACTTGAAGATATTGATCGTGCAGAAAATAGAGATAAATTCGAGCAAGCATTACATGAATTAGATATTCCACAGCCACAAGGTGAAACGGCTATCTCAACAGAGGAAGCACTTGCTATCGGTGGACGTCTTGGCTTCCCGGTGTTAGTTCGCCCTTCATATGTACTAGGTGGACGTGCGATGGAAATCGTCTACAACGAAGAAGAGCTACAACACTATATGGAAAATGCGGTTGAAGCATCTCCAGACCATCCAGTATTAGTGGACCGTTATTTAACTGGTCAGGAAATTGAAGTAGATGCAATTTGTGACGGGGAAAATGTGTTGATCCCAGGTATTATGGAGCATATCGAGCGTGCAGGTGTTCACTCCGGTGACTCTATCTCTGTATATCCACCACAAAAATTAACACAGGCACAAAAGGATACATTAGTGGACTATACAACACGCCTTGCAAAAGGTCTTGGCATCATAGGTTTAATGAACATTCAATATGTTATTTCACAAGGTGAAGTATTTGTAATCGAGGTGAACCCACGTTCTTCTCGTACAGTGCCATTCTTAAGTAAAATTACTAATATCCCAATGGCTAATATTGCGACAAAAGCAATCCTAGGTAAGTCCATTATCGAACAAGGTTATCCTACAGGCTTAGCAGCAGAGCAAAAAGGCGTATTTGTAAAAGTACCAGTATTCTCATTTGCTAAATTACGCCGTGTTGACATTACATTAGGACCTGAAATGAAGTCAACAGGTGAAGTAATGGGGAAAGATGCAACATTAGAAAAAGCCCTTTACAAAGGCTTGGTTGCAGCAGGAATGGAAATTCGCACAGAAGGTACAGTATTATTTACTGTATCTGATAAAGATAAAGAGGAAGCGATTGCCCTTGCAAAACGTTTCTCAACAGTAGGCTATCGTATTGTGGCTACTGAAGGTACTGCTAAAGCATTTGAAGCAGCAGGAGTCCGCACAGATATCGTTGGAAAAATCGGTGCAAAGGGCCAAACATTAATCGATTTAATTCAAAATGGTGAAGCACAACTTGTAGTAAATACACTTACAAAGGGCAAGCAACCAGCTCGTGATGGTTTCCGTATCCGTCGTGAATCTGTCGAAAATGGTGTCCCATGTTTAACATCATTAGATACAGCAGAAGCAATGCTACGTGTTATTGAATCAATGACATTTACAGCAGAACAAATGCCAAAAGCGGAGGTAGTACACTAA
- a CDS encoding dihydroorotate dehydrogenase electron transfer subunit encodes MIRQEKMTVVSQKQIATNIFELTLHGELVQDMTPGQFVHVKVSDSLEPLLRRPISIANIDKDNNEFTMIYRAEGRGTKVLATNREGQLVNVLGPIGNGFPVDAVKEGGTALLVGGGIGVPPLHELSKQLNARGVKTIHVLGFQTEDVCFYEEEFSALGETHYVTVDGSKGTKGFVTNVLASRAPEFDVFYSCGPLPMLKALEGFYPEKEGYLSFEERMGCGIGACFACVCKTTDQVAKDYVKVCSDGPVFPKGTVAL; translated from the coding sequence ATGATACGTCAAGAGAAAATGACGGTCGTCTCTCAAAAACAAATAGCGACAAACATTTTCGAATTGACACTTCATGGTGAACTGGTTCAGGATATGACTCCTGGCCAGTTTGTCCATGTAAAGGTGTCAGATTCATTGGAGCCGCTTTTACGTCGACCAATCAGTATTGCCAATATAGATAAAGATAACAACGAATTTACAATGATTTATCGAGCAGAAGGACGAGGAACAAAGGTTTTAGCGACGAATCGCGAAGGTCAGCTTGTAAATGTATTAGGACCAATCGGTAATGGATTCCCTGTAGACGCAGTAAAAGAAGGAGGGACAGCTCTTTTAGTTGGAGGAGGAATTGGCGTACCACCATTACATGAGCTTTCGAAGCAATTAAATGCGCGAGGTGTGAAAACAATTCATGTGTTAGGCTTCCAAACAGAGGATGTATGCTTTTATGAGGAAGAATTCAGCGCACTTGGTGAAACACATTATGTAACGGTGGACGGCTCTAAGGGCACAAAGGGCTTTGTCACGAATGTACTAGCGTCACGAGCACCTGAGTTTGATGTCTTTTATTCCTGTGGTCCACTACCAATGTTAAAAGCACTTGAAGGCTTTTACCCGGAAAAAGAGGGCTATCTATCATTTGAAGAGCGTATGGGCTGCGGTATCGGCGCTTGCTTTGCATGTGTATGTAAAACAACAGACCAAGTAGCAAAAGACTATGTTAAGGTATGCTCTGATGGTCCAGTTTTCCCGAAAGGTACGGTGGCATTATGA
- a CDS encoding dihydroorotate dehydrogenase, which yields MSRLTIQLPGLELKNPIMPASGCFGFGREYAQLYDLSKLGAIMIKATTVETRPGNPTPRVAETAAGMLNAIGLQNPGIDKVMNEELKFLEDYDVPIIANVAGTETADYVEVAQRISTAANVKALELNISCPNVKCGGIQFGTDPATARELVEAVKAVSEVPVYVKLSPNVTSIVDIAQAVEAGGADGITMINTLIGMRLDERTGKPVIANGTGGLSGPAVKPVAIRMVYEVYKAVNIPIIGMGGVTEAQDVIDFMSAGASAVAVGTANFVDHFVCPTIIDELPAKLDKLGVEHISEIIGRSHR from the coding sequence ATGAGTCGGCTAACAATACAATTACCAGGTTTAGAGTTAAAAAATCCAATAATGCCAGCATCAGGCTGCTTCGGATTTGGTCGTGAATATGCTCAACTATACGATTTATCAAAGCTTGGCGCTATAATGATTAAAGCAACAACTGTAGAAACACGACCAGGGAACCCTACACCACGTGTAGCAGAAACAGCAGCAGGGATGTTAAATGCTATAGGCCTACAAAACCCTGGCATTGACAAAGTCATGAATGAGGAATTAAAGTTTCTAGAGGACTATGATGTGCCAATTATTGCAAATGTAGCTGGTACAGAGACAGCGGATTATGTAGAAGTTGCACAACGTATTTCCACCGCGGCCAATGTAAAAGCATTAGAGCTTAACATTTCCTGTCCAAACGTAAAATGTGGGGGTATTCAATTTGGTACTGATCCCGCAACAGCACGTGAACTGGTGGAAGCTGTTAAAGCTGTGTCTGAGGTGCCTGTTTACGTAAAATTATCTCCAAATGTAACAAGTATTGTAGACATTGCCCAAGCTGTTGAAGCGGGTGGAGCAGACGGTATTACTATGATTAATACGTTAATTGGAATGCGTCTGGATGAACGTACTGGTAAGCCGGTAATTGCCAATGGCACAGGTGGTTTATCCGGCCCTGCTGTAAAACCAGTGGCGATTCGGATGGTCTATGAGGTCTATAAGGCTGTCAATATTCCGATTATTGGAATGGGTGGTGTAACAGAGGCACAGGACGTTATTGACTTTATGTCGGCCGGTGCATCTGCAGTTGCAGTTGGGACAGCAAACTTTGTCGATCATTTTGTATGCCCGACTATTATTGATGAATTACCAGCAAAGCTTGACAAATTAGGGGTAGAGCATATTTCAGAAATAATCGGAAGGAGCCACCGTTAA
- the pyrF gene encoding orotidine-5'-phosphate decarboxylase yields the protein MNTKPILALDFPGEAEVFNFLKHFNEPLFVKIGMELYMQEGPDIVRKVKDLGHDIFLDLKLHDIPNTVGSAMKGLAKLGVDLVNVHAAGGRPMMEAAMEGLEAGTPAGKGRPALIAVTQLTSTTEEQMQAEQRIALSLQESVLHYASLTKQAGLQGVVCSVHEAKMIAEVCGNDFLRVTPGIRLAGGDAHDQKRIATPDGAKRDGSSLIVVGRAVTGAQDPVAAYKIVSELWEA from the coding sequence ATGAATACAAAACCAATACTTGCACTAGATTTTCCTGGTGAAGCAGAAGTATTCAATTTTTTAAAGCATTTTAATGAGCCTCTTTTCGTGAAAATTGGTATGGAATTATATATGCAGGAAGGGCCAGATATTGTTCGGAAAGTAAAGGATTTAGGCCATGATATTTTCCTTGATTTAAAATTACATGATATCCCGAATACAGTTGGCTCTGCCATGAAGGGCCTAGCAAAATTAGGGGTAGATTTAGTCAATGTCCATGCAGCAGGCGGACGTCCAATGATGGAGGCTGCAATGGAAGGCCTTGAAGCAGGTACACCTGCAGGTAAAGGTCGTCCTGCATTAATTGCAGTTACACAATTAACATCAACAACTGAGGAACAAATGCAAGCGGAACAAAGAATTGCTCTATCTTTACAGGAGTCTGTCTTGCACTATGCAAGTCTCACAAAACAGGCTGGTTTACAAGGTGTCGTTTGCTCAGTACACGAGGCTAAAATGATAGCAGAGGTATGCGGGAATGATTTTCTACGTGTGACACCTGGTATTCGTTTAGCAGGTGGCGATGCACACGATCAAAAGCGCATTGCCACACCAGACGGAGCAAAACGTGATGGCTCATCACTAATTGTCGTGGGACGCGCTGTAACAGGTGCACAAGATCCAGTAGCAGCATATAAAATTGTAAGTGAATTATGGGAGGCATAA
- the pyrE gene encoding orotate phosphoribosyltransferase gives MTLQNEIAHAMLKVGAVELNPTELFTWASGIQSPIYCDTRLTISDPVIRKQLANGLASLIKENFSATEIVAGTATAGIPHAAWVSDILDLPMVYVRSKAKEHGRGNQIEGKYAAGQKVVVVEDIVSTGGSSITAVEALRAAGCEVLGVVCVYTYNLPRAEQAFDQAGIQYVSLTNFDYLIEAANESGAIQEEDIPFLKEWHGKLKAGAL, from the coding sequence ATGACATTACAAAATGAAATCGCACACGCAATGTTAAAAGTAGGAGCAGTGGAACTAAATCCTACAGAGCTATTTACATGGGCATCAGGCATTCAATCGCCAATTTACTGCGATACACGTCTAACAATCTCAGATCCTGTTATTCGTAAACAATTAGCAAACGGCTTGGCATCACTGATTAAAGAAAACTTTAGCGCAACAGAAATCGTTGCAGGTACAGCAACAGCAGGTATTCCTCATGCGGCTTGGGTAAGTGATATTCTAGATTTACCAATGGTTTATGTACGTTCTAAAGCAAAAGAGCACGGGCGTGGTAATCAAATCGAAGGAAAATACGCAGCGGGTCAAAAAGTAGTTGTAGTAGAAGATATTGTTTCTACGGGTGGTTCATCTATTACAGCGGTTGAAGCTTTACGAGCAGCAGGCTGTGAAGTGTTGGGCGTTGTTTGCGTCTACACGTACAATCTTCCACGTGCTGAACAAGCATTCGATCAAGCTGGTATTCAATATGTATCATTAACAAACTTTGATTATTTAATAGAAGCAGCCAACGAATCAGGTGCTATTCAGGAAGAAGATATCCCATTTCTTAAGGAATGGCATGGAAAATTAAAGGCTGGAGCACTTTAA
- a CDS encoding ABC transporter ATP-binding protein, with product MNTANELLTIRNLTTSFRIKETYHAAVDDVSLSLKKNEVLAIVGESGCGKSTLATTIVGLHNEVNTKVSGEILYNNQNLTQLNEQKFNKLRGNDIGFIFQDPLSALNPLMRIGEQIAEGLMYHTKFSKQQREERVLELLIQVGISNPQRVAKQFPHQLSGGMRQRVMIAIALSCKPSILIADEPTTALDVTIQAQILDLLKALQVETETGIILITHDLGVVAEMADRVAVMYAGEVVEEAPVQNLFNNAKHPYTRSLLNSIPQTHSENERLEVIQGMVPSLMNLPRESCRFSARIPWIDASAHEKNPHLHEIAPGHLVRCTCWKHFHFEGEEGGVTV from the coding sequence TTGAATACAGCAAATGAACTACTAACAATTAGAAATTTAACTACAAGTTTTCGAATTAAAGAAACTTACCACGCTGCTGTAGATGATGTCTCGCTTTCGCTTAAAAAGAATGAAGTATTAGCAATCGTTGGGGAATCAGGTTGTGGTAAAAGTACTTTAGCAACTACGATTGTAGGTTTGCACAATGAAGTTAACACAAAAGTTTCAGGTGAAATTCTTTATAACAATCAAAATTTAACTCAACTAAATGAGCAGAAATTTAATAAATTACGTGGTAATGATATTGGTTTTATATTCCAAGATCCTCTTTCAGCTCTTAATCCATTAATGCGGATTGGAGAACAAATTGCTGAGGGATTAATGTATCATACAAAGTTCTCAAAGCAACAGCGCGAGGAGAGAGTATTAGAATTATTGATTCAAGTAGGTATCTCTAATCCACAACGTGTGGCAAAACAATTTCCACATCAATTGTCTGGAGGGATGCGTCAACGCGTCATGATTGCTATTGCACTGTCGTGTAAGCCTTCCATTTTAATTGCAGATGAACCAACAACAGCTCTAGATGTAACTATCCAAGCTCAAATACTAGATCTATTAAAAGCACTTCAAGTAGAAACCGAAACGGGTATTATATTAATTACCCATGATTTGGGTGTTGTCGCGGAAATGGCTGATCGAGTTGCAGTGATGTATGCAGGTGAAGTAGTAGAAGAAGCACCTGTTCAGAACTTATTTAATAATGCTAAACATCCTTATACTCGTTCTTTATTGAATTCTATTCCACAAACACATAGTGAAAATGAAAGACTTGAAGTTATTCAAGGTATGGTGCCATCGCTGATGAATTTACCTCGGGAAAGCTGCCGATTTTCAGCACGAATACCTTGGATTGATGCATCTGCACACGAAAAAAACCCACATTTACATGAAATTGCGCCAGGACATTTGGTTAGATGTACCTGCTGGAAACACTTTCATTTTGAAGGTGAAGAAGGAGGGGTGACTGTATGA
- a CDS encoding ATP-binding cassette domain-containing protein, translating into MSFMQISDLNVHYPIRGGFFNTVIDKVFAVDGVTMEFEQGKTYGLVGESGSGKSTTGKAIIGLEKITSGQIYYEGENVTNQRRNRNSAYNKDIQMIFQDSHSSMNPRKRVLDILAEPIRNFMKLSDQEERKRIKELLAIVGMSEDVLLKYPHEFSGGQKQRLGIARAVACNPKMIIADEPVSALDLSVQAQVLNFMKDIQSEFGLSYLFISHDLGVVKHMCDYIAIMYKGRFVETGTRNDIYTSPQHIYTKRLLSAIPNIEPETRLERKITRQDVEANYQKEQHKYYDEDGKVYPLKTISDTHKVAMSDIEREGI; encoded by the coding sequence ATGAGTTTTATGCAAATTAGCGATTTGAATGTTCATTATCCAATTCGAGGGGGCTTTTTTAATACAGTAATCGATAAAGTATTTGCGGTTGATGGCGTCACAATGGAATTTGAACAAGGAAAAACATATGGTTTAGTTGGAGAATCAGGTTCTGGAAAATCGACAACTGGGAAAGCCATTATAGGTCTAGAAAAAATCACCTCGGGTCAAATTTACTATGAAGGTGAGAATGTTACAAATCAACGTAGAAATCGTAATTCGGCATATAACAAAGATATTCAAATGATTTTCCAAGATTCTCATTCAAGTATGAATCCTAGAAAAAGGGTTTTAGACATTTTAGCAGAGCCTATTCGAAATTTTATGAAGCTTAGTGATCAAGAGGAACGTAAGCGCATTAAAGAGTTACTTGCAATTGTAGGTATGTCTGAAGATGTATTGTTAAAGTATCCACATGAATTTTCTGGTGGTCAAAAGCAACGTCTTGGAATCGCACGTGCTGTTGCTTGTAATCCAAAAATGATTATTGCTGATGAACCTGTATCTGCACTAGATTTATCTGTACAAGCTCAAGTGCTAAATTTTATGAAAGACATTCAGAGTGAATTTGGACTTAGTTATTTATTTATTTCACATGACCTTGGTGTCGTGAAGCATATGTGTGATTACATAGCTATCATGTACAAAGGACGCTTTGTTGAAACAGGCACTCGAAATGACATATATACGAGTCCACAACATATTTATACAAAGCGCTTGTTATCAGCTATTCCAAATATTGAGCCAGAAACACGTTTAGAGCGTAAAATAACACGTCAAGATGTCGAGGCCAATTATCAAAAAGAACAGCATAAATATTATGACGAGGATGGCAAAGTATACCCATTAAAAACCATTTCGGATACGCATAAAGTAGCGATGTCTGATATTGAACGGGAGGGTATATAA